The Elaeis guineensis isolate ETL-2024a chromosome 14, EG11, whole genome shotgun sequence genome has a segment encoding these proteins:
- the LOC140853678 gene encoding uncharacterized protein, with protein MNLRYFEIFHIPRTENARTDILFELTTIAYSSLGRTFVECLEQSSIDKIEKVLQLTAEPSWMELIIRYLSDGVLSEDPAKAKRTRWIASQCVMVDGCLYKRSFSLFLLKCLGLTDADYVLRKVHEEICGSYLGGKSLAYKILQQGYYWPTMKKDAVDLVRRWKPCQKYANIQHQPASQLMSIVAP; from the coding sequence ATGAATTTAAGATACTTTGAGATCTTCCACATACCCAGGACCGAGAATGCTCGAACCGACATACTTTTCGAACTGACAACAATTGCTTACAGTTCGCTGGGTCGAACATTCGTAGAGTGTCTTGAACAATCGAGCATCGATAAAATTGAAAAAGTATTGCAGCTAACAGCTGAACCTAGTTGGATGGAGCTAATCATCCGGTATCTGTCTGATGGGGTCCTCTCTGAAGATCCTGCAAAAGCAAAACGAACCCGATGGATAGCTTCCCAGTGTGTGATGGTGGATGGTtgtctctacaaaaggtcattctcccttttCTTACTAAAGTGCCTGGGACTGACCGATGCCGACTATGTACTTAGGAAAGTGCATGAAGAAATTTGCGGAAGCTACTtagggggcaagtccctggcctacaagaTTTTGCAACAAggttactattggcccaccatgaaaaaggATGCGGTTGACTTGGTCCGGAGGTGgaaaccatgccagaagtatgccaacatacagcaTCAACCTGCCAGTCAGCTAATGTCCATTGTCGCACCCTAG